The Methylocystis sp. ATCC 49242 region CGCATCTCGAAATTGAAATCGCATTCCGCCGGTTCTACCTGGCCTGAGACCGGCGCGCAGGAGCGATAATGCGGCGCACCGCACAAAGGCAAGTGGCCTTCGCCGCAGAAGAGGCCTGACGTCGCGTCGAGACCGACCCAGCCGGCACCGGGAATATAGACCTCGGTCCATGCGTGAAGATCGGTGAAGTCGTGATCCGTCCCCTTCGGTCCTTCGATCGGATCCACGTCGGCCTTGAGCTGGATGAGATAGCCGGAGACGAAGCGCGCGGCGAGGCCCAGCCGGCGCAGGATTTGCACGAACAGCCACGCAGAGTCGCGGCAGGAGCCGGAACGCAGCGTCAGCGTTTCGTCTGGCGCCTGCACACCCGCCTCCATGCGGATGACGTAACGAATCTCCTGCTGCAGACGCGCATTGAGATCGACGAGGAAATCAATCGTTCGTCGCTTGTCGAGCGAAATTGTGCGCAGGTAATCTTCAAGGGGCGCGCCTGCGGGTTCGATTTCGAGATAGGCCGAAAGTTCGAGGGCGAGATCCGGCTTGTAAGCGAAGGGGAATTCCTCCGCATAGGGCTCGACGAAGAAATCGAAAGGATTGTAGACGGCCATCTCCGCGAGAAGATCGACCTCGACGCGAAATTCGCGCGCCTTTTCCGGGAACACCAGCCGCGCCAGCCAATTGCCGTGAGGATCCTGTTGCCAGTTGATGAAATGCTCGGCGGGCGCGATCGTCAGTGAGTAGCTCGGAATGCGGGTTCGACAATGCGGCGCAGGCCGCAGTCTGATGATCTGCGGGCCAAGTGAAACCGGCCGGTCATATTTGTAATGCGTGACATGATGAAGCGCGACTTGAATTGACACCGTAGGAACCGCCTTCTTCGCTCGGCGACGCATTGCGCCACGATGCGGAATTTAGCGGCGTCCTAAGCCATCGAGTCAATCGTATTGGCAATAACGCCGTGGTTTTGCTGGTAATTGCTTCAATCTGATCGCGGTGTGGGCAGGTTTTGCACAAGATTGTCGCAGACCTCCGTGACCGCTGCTCTCGATCACGATGGCTCGATGATCCGGGCGTCCCGACCTCACCCATATCGGCGGGCGCATGTCCTTCCCTGTGGCGACGCTCGCCAATGACGCGGATTCGCTCGCGCGATCGATCAGGGACCACCAGCCGATCAAGCTCGACGATCTTATGCGGCCCCATCGCATTTTTGATGATGAGGAACTTGATTTCCTGCCCGGCCCAACGGAACCGCTCGCCGCTTGAACCCAAGCGTGTTTTGTCCCCCAGTCAATCCTTTCCCGTTAAACCACTGCAAAAGCCTATCGCGCACAATAGATTTTGAGAGACGTCTCTCGCCGGCAAGCTCATTCCGAGCGCGGCCTTGAAGAATCATGACGAAAATTGATCGGCCATAACGTGCCCGCAGCCTTTAATGCGATCGGGTTTCGTGGCGAACATTCTGAATTGAAGTTGAGCCGACGCGGTGGAGGCCTATGCCAATTATGATTTTTCGAACTTTATCGCGCAGCGGCTCGTCCAAACGCAGATTCCATTTTCGTCGTCTCGCGCGGAAAGTCGCTACACCCGCAATCGTACCCGGCTACAAGCGAGATCGATAATCGATATTGTATCGGCGCGCCATCAACGTTCGCGGTCTTTAATGCAAATCATTATGAAGCCGCCCGGCGTATCACAGTTGGACAGGGAACCGATCCCGTTGGGCTAACGCAACAGAAAAATGTGCGACCCCAATGTGAGCATGAAGAGATGCTCAATTGTTTACAATTGAAAGTTAGACCCTAGCTCCATTATCATCAGAGATTTCCAGGAATGCAAAACATATACAGTGGTTCCTGAACTCCCGCCTCCCCTGATAGATTTTGCATAACGGTAGAACAAAACAGAAAAAACGACCCGTTGGGGATGGCCACCTGACCCTTTCGCTCCGCCAATCAACAACACGATATGTGTGTCAGTTGCCTTGGGGCCATTAGCCGCAAGGCTCGCGCAGATTTCTTTTGCAATCCAGCGCAGACATAGTTACTTCTAAAATGAAGTGATAACTAAGTCAAAAGCTTTAGCCGATTGTACATACGATCGCTCGAAAAATCGCGGAATCTGCGCGCGTTCCGACGTGCTCAAGACCAGGACAAGCTAATGAAGCAATATTTTCCCCCGATGTCGCTGCTTTGCGAAGCAATGGGAACAACCCCGGCGAAGGTGATGGAAGATGGCGTTGTTGGCGTTCCGACTGTTCTGCTGCGCTATTTGATCAAATGCGCGCTCTCCGACCTTGAATTCGATGTGGAAGTTTATCGTTCTCAGAACAATGACATGAACAGTGAAAGACGCGATCGCGCCTTAGAGGGTGTTATGCACCTTGGATCATGAAATCTGCTGCGCGCTTGAGCATGAGACATGCGAAGGCGACGACGTGGAGTCCTGCGAGGGTCTGAGCATAGCGCTCGTAGTCTTTGACGAGCCGCCTGCATCGCGTCGCCCAGGCGAATGAACGCTCGACCACCCAGCGCTTGGGCAGCAACACGAAGCCCTTCTTCGCTTCGGCAAGTTTGACGACGCACAGTTCGGCGCCTTGCGCCTTCGCCGCCTCGGACGCCTTTTCGCCGGTGTAGCCCTGATCGACATAAACGAGTTCGACGCTTTCGCCTGTCACATCCTGCACGGCTGCGATGAGCTTGCCGACCTCGGCGCGGTCATCGACATTCGCCGGCGTGACATGCAACGCCAGCAAATGGCCCAATGTGTCGACTGCCATGTGCAGCTTCGAGCCGCGCTTTCGCTTCGCGCCGTCATAGCCCGCTCGTGGGCCGCTCTCAGGGGTCGAGCGCAAGGTGCGGCTGTCGATGATCGCCGCCGTCGGCTCCGCCGCCCGCCCGGAAGCGACGCGCAACTGGGCGCGCAGATCCTGCGCAAGCGCCTCGAACACGCCCGCCGATAGCCAGCGCTGCGATTGCTGATACACGGCGAACCATGGCGGCAGATCGTTGGGCATGGCGCGCCAGGCGATGCCGTAGCGCAGCACGTAACGCAGGCCGTTGAACAGCTCGCGCAGCGAATGTTGACGCTGCGGCGCGCCTTCGTCCATGAGCGTCAGATAAGGCGCAACCAGCGACCATTCTTCGTCGCTGACGTCAGACGGATAAGGTTTGCGAATCGGAGACATCCGATTCTACTAAGACAATCAATCACCAAAGTACATAACACCCTCTAGAATCGCATTTCAAGAAAACTGGCTATTTCGAGGGGCGGCTTTTGCCGGCGAGGTTTGACGCGGATTATTATCCAAGGCGTTACAAGGACGTTTTCGAGGCGATCAAGACAAAGGAGATTCGAAGCGCGTTGAAGCATTATTATGATCAGGGCATAAAGGAGTGCCGAGCGCCCAGTAGGGATCTTGAAAAGCCAATAGCCGAGTGGATCGAGGTTTCGACCGCTGCGCAAAAGACGCTGTCGCGTCATGGGAGCCATCGGCAAAACTAGATCATCGGCGTTTGAGCGTGTTTGCAAATACCGGCATTGCGTCCTCGAAAGAGAATCTGTTAGTGCAGTAGGCGACGCGATGCTCGTAACGTTAGGCTCCGGCCGACGACTGAGGGAGACGGGCAATTCCTTTTCTTTCAAAATTGAGAGATGGCCGGTTTTGGCTTAGCAAGACCGAACGTCACCGCTTCGATTCTCTGTTTGACTCGGAGCACTATATCCGCACGTATCCTGACGTGCGGGAAGCAAATATTACAGCTGTAGAACATTATCAAAACTTTGGCTGGATTGAAGGCAGAAATCCAAGTGACGCTTTCAATACGATCTGGTACTTGAGCGCCTATGAGGACGCGGCGCGTAGCGGGTTGAATCCGCTCATACATTACGCGCGCTTTGGGTATCGTGACAGTCGCCCAATCGCCCCTGGCGAGACTGTGGCGGGATCGTGGCTCGCCGACGCCGCGAATAATGAGTTACTGCCGAATGAGATGCGCGCTTTTGCCCGCTCTTATGTAGTCATTCAAAACTCGTCGCTGTTCGATCCGGATTTTTATCGTCAGCAATATGATGTTAAGGCCAGAGACCTGATTGAAAACTACATCCGACAAGGGCGTCGAGAGCGGCGCGATCCGGGACCTTCTTTCGACGCCTCCTGGTATCTCGAAAATTACGATGACGTCCGCGATAATGGCGTCGATCCGTTCATTCACTTCTTGGAATACGGCGCCGCCGAGGGTCGGATCACGGGGCCTAAGGCGGTCGCCGCCCATTCAACTATTCCGGAGCAGTCGCACGCCGCTCTCGCTCCGAACGAACTCGAGCGCCTGTTGGAGGGATTCGACGCGGGATTCTACCGGCGAAAGAACAAGGATGTCGATTTCTCTAAAATCAGTCCGCTGGAGCATTTCGCGACAATCGGTTGGCGGGAAGGACGCGACCCGTCGGCTGACTTCTCGGTTAAGGGCTATCTACATTACAATCCGGACGTTGGGCTTGCCGGCATAAATCCATTTCTTCACTTCCTCATCAGAGGAATTGAGGAAAAGCGCATCTGGCGGCCTCTCGATCGTACGCCTCAGCCGGCGGACGGGGTCTCCGAATGGCGCGGCTACGGCGAGGTTTGGGCGAGGAGCGGCGAAGATCTCGAAGGGCGGGAGCCTGACGTCCACGCGCTCAATTTCGTTTCCGTGCTGCGGGGATTAGCGCTCGACAAGATCGTTGCTAGCCTGGATTTCGGCGCGCCTAAGCGGGATGACATTCGGGTGTCGATCATCATTCCGTGCCTCAATGAGGAACTCGTAACGGTCGAATGTCTGCAATCGATCGAGCGGGCGCTGCCGGCAAGCTTTTCAATAGAGGTTATCGTCGCCGACAATGGCTCGATCGATAACGCCTTCGTAGCGATCGCGGAGAATCCATCGATACGTTCGATGCGCTTCGGGCGAAACCTCGGCTTTGGTCCCGCGTGCAACGCTGCGGCTGCGGAAGCGAAGGGGAGGTATCTTTTCTTCCTCAACAATGACGCGCAGATTTCACCTGGATGTCTTGAGGCGCTCGTCTCTACTGCGGAGTCGTCAGCTGATATCGGCGTCGTGGGGCCGAAGCTACTATCGTTTGACGGATCCTTGCAGGAGGCCGGTTGCCTTCTCAACAGTGACGGCTCGGGTAGACTGATCGGATACGGGCGCGACCCGCGCACTCCACGCTATAATTATGCACGGCGCGTCGAGCATGTTTCCGGCGCGGCCATGCTGATCGCACGCGACCTGTTCCTGGGGCTGGGCGGATTCGATGACATATACGCGCCAGCTTATTGTGAGGACGCGGATCTTAGCCTGAAGGTTCGGCAGAAGGGGCTTTCGATCGTATATGAGCCAAAGGCTGTAGTTCCACATCATCTCAGTAAGACGTCTGACGCGGCGTCCCCGGCTGGCCAGTCGAAACGCCAACGCATCTCCCGTAATCGCCAAGCGCTCGTCTCCAGATGGGCCGAGCAACTTGCGGTCAAAGAGTTGCGCACGATCGCTTTCTATCTACCTCAG contains the following coding sequences:
- a CDS encoding IS5 family transposase — translated: MSPIRKPYPSDVSDEEWSLVAPYLTLMDEGAPQRQHSLRELFNGLRYVLRYGIAWRAMPNDLPPWFAVYQQSQRWLSAGVFEALAQDLRAQLRVASGRAAEPTAAIIDSRTLRSTPESGPRAGYDGAKRKRGSKLHMAVDTLGHLLALHVTPANVDDRAEVGKLIAAVQDVTGESVELVYVDQGYTGEKASEAAKAQGAELCVVKLAEAKKGFVLLPKRWVVERSFAWATRCRRLVKDYERYAQTLAGLHVVAFACLMLKRAADFMIQGA
- a CDS encoding glycoside hydrolase family 99-like domain-containing protein, whose protein sequence is MREANITAVEHYQNFGWIEGRNPSDAFNTIWYLSAYEDAARSGLNPLIHYARFGYRDSRPIAPGETVAGSWLADAANNELLPNEMRAFARSYVVIQNSSLFDPDFYRQQYDVKARDLIENYIRQGRRERRDPGPSFDASWYLENYDDVRDNGVDPFIHFLEYGAAEGRITGPKAVAAHSTIPEQSHAALAPNELERLLEGFDAGFYRRKNKDVDFSKISPLEHFATIGWREGRDPSADFSVKGYLHYNPDVGLAGINPFLHFLIRGIEEKRIWRPLDRTPQPADGVSEWRGYGEVWARSGEDLEGREPDVHALNFVSVLRGLALDKIVASLDFGAPKRDDIRVSIIIPCLNEELVTVECLQSIERALPASFSIEVIVADNGSIDNAFVAIAENPSIRSMRFGRNLGFGPACNAAAAEAKGRYLFFLNNDAQISPGCLEALVSTAESSADIGVVGPKLLSFDGSLQEAGCLLNSDGSGRLIGYGRDPRTPRYNYARRVEHVSGAAMLIARDLFLGLGGFDDIYAPAYCEDADLSLKVRQKGLSIVYEPKAVVPHHLSKTSDAASPAGQSKRQRISRNRQALVSRWAEQLAVKELRTIAFYLPQYHPIPENNLWWGKGFTEWTNITKAEPNYVGHNQPRFPADLGYYDLRVPEVMAQQAELARRYGLTGFCYYYYWFDGKRLLEHPLERMLATGRPDFPFCLCWANENWTRRWDGREQDILLGQSYSDESTLEIIREFERYFRSDAYIRVNGKPLILIYRIKELPSPARAMRIWRNHCRENGIGEICIAMVESFDLSARPEDPVSYGCDLTVEFPAHGMVHDEKKEVEKMNFDWSGEVHDYRELALAFMRRVEPGFPRIRSVLVGWDNTPRHPDNSLILEQSTPGAFQAWLEWTYRRTIEQNYGDARIVFINAWNEWCEGSYLEPDRHFGHAYLQALRNAQESIASGSDSFVEKP